The sequence CTGTTGGCCAAATGAATCATCTATGGTGTTGATTTTGTTGAAGGTTCTGGTCATCTGAacctagaaaaacaaatgtatttagtAAAGTTTTTTGAGGGTTTTCAACCTCTTGTGTCATCTGTAAGTGTGAAATGCAGGAATAGAGTTGTACAGTACTGTACTGCTTAAACATCCTCaggaatataaaaatgtttgagtCTGTGAGAGAGGGAAGTGTATCCACGTTAAACACCTCCACAGGCAGCCCCGGGTCATGCTCTGACTTTGAGCACTGGGAGCTTCCCAGGTAGGCTCTCGCCCCATTCCTTATTTGAAAGTGCAGTAAAAGAGACTCTGAGCATAAGAATATCATAGTTATTAGGGAAGtctggttttcttctttctccaagCTTCCTCTGCAGAGAGAAGTGAGACGATTACAGTAGCAATCACAGCCATAGCTTGCACTGGGCTCCATATGCTTCATCTCTTATTTGCACTGTGGCTTTTTGGCCATTGTCTTTTAATGGTTGCCAGTATTCCTCCGTTTCCATGTACTCCTCTCTGTTTTGGCTCAACTCTTAATTAAATCTGGAATCTTGCTCCTTTAATCACACGTAAGCCTACATATCATGGCAGATAACAGGAATACTCATCTCCAGAGAGAGACTGAACAGCACTGTGTTAGTGAGGAGTAGAACAGTATGGGGTATGCCTTGTGTTTTATGTCTCCTCCACACCTCAAAAGTAACCAGCAGCTGTCAATGGCTTGTGCTCTGAGTACCCGACTCTTAATCTTAAAGTAGCTCCATCACGGCGATGCCTCAGTGGCTTCAGCTGGCAATGAAAACACGTCTTTTTGCTGACTCTGGCCACATAAATGCTGTATCACtacagcaggcagctgctgtcGGAGTTCAAGATGTAATCTCTGAAATACaatcataatatatttttttaagggttTTGCAAGTTTAAACCTATGATCCTTGCTAGGTTTTCCTTTTAAGGTTACCCTTTTTCATTCTCTGCTCTTGCATATGGAATCGTTATACCGAAGCGAAGCTTCCTAATGGGATTAGTAGTTTTTTTGTTCCCCATACAGCTTTTGACATTCCTTAGGTATTCTGTCTGGTAGCTCTTCCTGCTATGATTCAGTACAGGAGAATGTTTCAAGCATGTGCATGTGTACATATGTAATGAATCAGCTGGTCTCGGCTGGGGAAGGGTGAGAAAATCAGTCCtggttccttttctttctcctccgACTTACATGCTTACACTATATTGCTATGAAAGTTGGAGATCAGGTTTCCCAAGATAAACCTGCTCTTGGGCAACAAATTTGGAGTATGTCATTTATGAAACTCatctaacaaaaaataaacacatgccAAAGGTAGATGCAATTCTCTGACCACTCATCTATAAATTAGGGCTTTTTCCCATCTTATAGTAAATAATAGATACGCTTTTTGATTTTGAACAATGAAATTATTTGTCTCATTAATcgtattaatttttttgtttgtttgtttgtaggtGTAGAAGAAAATGTCAGTCAGCATGCATGAAAATCGCAAATCTAGGGCCAGTACTGGCTCCATAAACATATACTTATTCCACAAGTCATCCTATGCTGATAGTGTCCTTACTCACCTGAACCTTCTGCGTCAACAGCGTCTCTTTACAGATGTACTTCTCCATGCTGGAAACAGGTCATTCCCCTGCCACAGAGCCGTTCTGGCCGCTTGCAGCCGCTATTTTGAAGCAATGTTCAGTGGGGGGCTGAAAGAGAGCCAGGACAGTGAAGTCAACTTCCATAACTCCATTCACCCAGAAGTCCTGGAGCTGCTTCTGGACTATGCGTATTCCTCCAGGGTTATCATCAACGAGGAGAACGCGGAGTCGCTGCTGGAGGCCGGCGACATGCTGGAGTTCCAGGACATTAGGGATGCTTGTGCAGAGTTTCTGGAGAAAAACCTACATCCCACCAACTGTCTCggcatgctgctgctgtcagatgCTCACCAGTGCACCAAGCTTTATGAACTCTCTTGGAGGATGTGCCTTAGCAACTTCCAGAGTATTAGTAAAAGCGAAGACTTCCTCCAGCTGCCCAAAGACATGGTAGTGCAGCTCCTTTCCAGTGAAGAATtagaaacagaagatgaaaggCTGGTATATGAATCAGCTATCAACTGGGTCAACTACGACCTGAGTAAGCGTCACTGCTATCTGCCCGAGCTCTTGCAGACGGTGAGGCTGGCCCTCTTGCCAGCCATATACCTCATGGAGAATGTGGCAATGGAAGAACTTATcaccaagcaaaggaaaagcaaagagataGTAGAAGAGTCGATACGATGCAAGTTAAAGATCTTGCAGAATGACGGAGTAGTCACTAGTCTGTGTGCCAGGCCCCGTAAAACTGGCCATTCGCTTTTTCTTTTGGGTGGCCAAACCTTTATGTGTGACAAGCTGTACCTGGTGGACCAAAAGGCAAAGGAGATCATTCCGAAGGCTGACATACCGAGTCCGCGGAAAGAGTTCAGCGCTTGTGCCATAGGCTGCAAAGTGTATATCACTGGGGGACGGGGATCAGAAAATGGAGTCTCCAAAGATGTGTGGGTGTATGACACTCTTCACGAGGAGTGGTCGAAGGCTGCTCCCATGCTGGTAGCTCGGTTTGGGCATGGCTCTGCCGAGCTGAAGCACTGCTTGTATGTCGTAGGAGGACACACCGCAGCAACGGGTTGCCTTCCAGCTTCCCCTTCAGTATCCTTAAAGCAAGTCGAACAATATGACCCTGTCACCAACAAATGGACCATGGTTGCCCCGCTGCGAGAGGGAGTGAGCAACGCAGCTGTAGTCAGTGCGAAGCTTAAGCTGTTTGCTTTCGGAGGTACCAGTGTTAGCCACGACAAGCTGCCCAAGGTTCAGTGCTATGATCAGTGTGAAAACAGATGGACAGTACCAGCcacctgcccccagccctggcgctacacagctgcagctgttctggGTAACCAGATTTTTATTATGGGTGGAGATACCGAATTCTCTGCGTGCTCCGCTTACAAATTCAACAGCGAGACGTACCAGTGGACTAAGGTGGGAGATGTGACAGCCAAGCGAATGAGCTGCCATGCAGTGGCATCTGGAAACAAGCTGTACGTTGTTGGAGGCTACTTCGGCATTCAGCGATGCAAAACGTTGGACTGCTACGATCCCACGTTAGACGTATGGAACAGCATAACAACCGTGCCCTATTCGCTAATTCCCACGGCGTTTGTCAGCACGTGGAAGCACCTCCCCTCataattgtgtgtgtgttgcaaTTAGAAATTATCAGGTAAGAAACAGCACCTTTAAATTCCACAGTAATAATGTTTTTCACAAAGCTTTTCAGCCGCAGCTCTGGGGAGGGTGAGTATATGCAATCCACGGGCGCAGCCGGAGCGATGAGGAACATACGTTCACGGGCTGCTGTAAGCCAGACACTGAGGCTGTGACAAAGCCAGGTGCTGCAAGTAGTTTGCTACATTCTCTGCATCCACTGCTCTTTATGGAGCCTTTTGCTGCATGATTTAGAtgttgaaaaatgttatttttgctaGATCCTGTGCTAGTGGGGAAATGCAGAGAATCTTTTGAACCCTGAATCCCGCTCTGCATTTAAATACCAAATGCATGCTAAGCAAGGGTTCCGTGCTATTTTCCTGACTGCACAAGCCAGGTCGCTGTATATCCAGTAGCAGGGATTGTAAATCCTGATCTGAAGCATGATAGTGAATTCACTTGCATTTCCAGGCAAGCAGCGTGCTTTCCCCTTTGGGGAAACTTGCTGACTTACATCCATGAAAGGTGTTTTACGAGCACTTCAGGCCTGGATTTCTGTCTCACCTAGACAGCAAGGTCGCACCTGCCTGGACTAAGGTTGAATTTGGCCCACTGATACACTTTAAagtacatatttttcaaaatatttatggaCATATATGTTGGACTAGATGTAGTGTCAGGAAGACATATAATTAATATTGCTGGCTGAAATAATTACCAGTCTATAGCACACACTGTTCCAAAACAATTTAATTATACATAATGGGCCAAGCTCTTACCAGATGCAAGTTCAGCATTGTGCCTTCTCACAAGTTAAGTCTCTATTTGGCCTCGCTTGTTTGGTTCTTgtaaatttctgatttttaggaggaagggagaaaatattcattaaataaataaataaatctgggtACCTACACATATTGCCAAcatcttttaaaactttttctcGTTGTAGACTGCTACCTGTTTCAACTATTTCCCgcttttcctaatttttatcCTTCCAAGTGTTGCATCACATAAAATTATGTTACTGACATTTTCCAGAACTGTTAGTCCATGTATTTTGCAACAGATCTGGCAGACTCCTGCTAGTGTTGATGTATTGCTTTTCTCCCCCCGAGAGACTTCAGGACAGAATCGCAGTTACCACCAGCCAACCAAAGAAGCGTAGTGGCGTTCTTAATCCTAAATAATCTGTGTGCCCTGTGAGTGGTAACTTGGTTTTGGATTTGAACTGTGTGCAATGGGACCATGAAGGCAGGCTGGTTAGAATGTACAAGACAAATAAATGCAGCTGAAATAATTACATGAGTTTTGCATTTGCATCTAAGTTACCTAGAGGTGCAAATGAAATAGGTTCTCCAGAAATTAGGAAGAACAGCTCATGTTTAGAGACTCCCTGGGTTCAGACCAcggtggtgtgttttttttttttttttttcctgttaagttTTGCAGCTGGAGACTTTTGCCCAAGTCTTGCAATAAATGTCAAGCCCAAATGTCTTTGAAGCAGTGTAGATAAAAGAATACACTCAGGAATTTAATGGTAGCTGTGAAGTCCCTTTCACTCTGTAATATTCCAGGTAAACTGAGGATTTGCCTTGCAGTTGTCTTTCAGCTGACTGGGAGCTTTGAGTAGAGAATACAGGCCTGCGAAGCAGCAGGTCAGCACAGAAATCTCATGTGAAATTGGGCTGTTTTATctcctttgtttttcccagaCCTAGTCTTGAGAAGGCAGGGCAAACCATTGAGGCTCACCACATCCGAGGTGCTGGGGTAACCGCACCGCCTGACGGAGAGCAGGCAGAAGGCTTGATTTCTGTGCAGTGGCTTCCCCGCTACCTGGGAACAACATCCTTGGTCAATTCCTACTACTACTCACTTCCAGCAGTTCTCAGTGTTATCAGAACAGTAGTATTGTATGCCCGGACTCACGTCTGtgccaagaaaaatattgacTTATTCTTCAGAGACTGACTTAATTGTTCTAACATTTACAGTGCATGAGATGGcgtgttttattttgaaagcacgTCCTCAGAATATAGCGGTgcaaaaagctttcatttgctttgcaaTATCTTGTTAAAAGCCATTACTTTAGCTTCACTAACACACAAGATAACTGAATGAATGCAACTGCAGACTGAAATCTCTCCAATTCTGTGTGCTCATCCAGCaagtagtttttttctttttttttttttcctccactgacTCCTGCTGCTTTGTCAGTGGGTGGGAGGGACAAAAAGGAAATTACTTCTGATTACCCTCTGTTTTCATGGCGCTGTGTGGCCCCAGTCTGACAGCTTTTAGGAAGACTTTAGTCTGCTTTGTCCCTTTCCTCAAACTTGGGGCTTTTGAGTAGGTTggggatattttttctttgtttctgaatcattttatatatatatatatatatatatatatatatgtataaagtTCATCCCATAACAGGAAAGGTTGTTTTAGCttcagtgtttgtgtgtgtgtttcaatGGGAAGAATGACATGTTACCTTGAAGAAAGTCTAGAAAGCACTAATCAACACTAAATGcagagacttttttctttttttttttttttgatgtaatAAAGATAGTCTGTTTCAAGCCCCAAACTGCAAAAAGGCATGATTCTTGGGGTTGTTACATGGGCTGCTATGTTTCCTGTAAGTGTTCCCTTTTGTGCCTTAAACATAACAGCTTGAGAGATTTGGTACGTTGAAATGAACTGTGAGTTCACTGGGGCTTCTTTGCATTGTAGCGATGGAGGATTTGACTCTGAAAATGCTAGCAGTGCTGTCAGAAATGACTGTTAACGAGCTGATGATGGTTTGGAAGCTGGCATTTTAATATGGCTTCaaagtgaaaaaggaaagcacaaTCTCAGCATCCAAAGGCTGAATTTTTCATTGAACAATCAATTTTTATAAAAGACTCCAGGATAGAATTATTGATGCATGGTGCGTTGCTGTGTGAAAAGAGATGAAGCAGATTTCTGCTGTAATGAATAGCAGAATTGTTTTAAGTAGGGGGATTAATATGACCCTTTCTATACAGTGAATAAATTCAATTCAGAGTTCTTCATGGTAAAAAGGAGGCATTGGGGTGAGACACCTTCACCTCTCCTTCTGCTTTATTCCAGCCAGGTTTGCTGTGGCCCAGTGACAGAAAAGCTTTGTGTGCAGCTGAGCTTCTGTAGAAGAGAAATGCACAAGCTTATTTCACTTAAAACAAATCCACAGACCCTGGACGCTGAAGTGTTAATCCTGGGGTAACATGGAAATGTTAAAGTATGCAGGACGCAGAGCCCATCGTGTGAAGCAGCATTAGGCCAGTTTGATTTAGCTTTCCAATGGCTGGATTTATAGCCAAAAAATTAACTGACCCCTTTCTGGGGGTCAGTGGGATGGTTTGCTAAGTAGGTCTAATAAGGCAGAATCTGACCCTAAATAATTGTGTCATGGCTGGTTTATTTATCAGTAGTTGGCTATTACACATGAACACTAAGGTGGCAGGGGGCGGGGAAGCCCATCAACTGGATTGTGTCCTAAGCCTAGCTTTTAGATTTTCTTTGACATCTAACAAAAACCTTATGGTACATTGTCTCAGCAAAACCTTTTAAGCCTCCtctcaatctctctctctctttgtccCCATGCTTTTAGTTTACTCCATTATTTGGAGAAGAGAATTGGAACCTCAGATCTGGAGAAATGGTTTTAATGAAGAAGAATCGTTCAGCGCCTCTTGCATTTGAAGAAAATCATCTGCACCTTGTAAATTACCTAACCTAGACATGAaggaatgggaggaaaaaacTGTCTTCAGTGCTTCAGCACGTGGTTTAAGTATGAATGAATGAACCTCTGATCTGGTCCTTGTGCTAGTAATTGTGGATTAATGCCACTATTAATCAGTCCTTCAAAAGAGACAGGACTTCTCTGAGCTGTGCAGCACACAACTCTTGATTTCCGTGGACTCCGCTGTTTGTATGTGAAATTTGAAATGGTTGTCACCTCCCTTTGTGACGGCTTGAagtgccagctccagctgcaggggaAGCAGGCCAGGTCTGAAGCAGTGCGATGCCGCTGTGGGTGAAGAGACAGCGGTACGGCTGGAGAACTCCGCTTGCTGGAGTGTGCTGGTCTGTGGGCAGCGCCTACAGCATCTCCTGGACCCCATGCTGCAACGTGCAGCGAGCGACCTCCCACTAGATAAGGAAGAACACAGTGGTGAAATGTTCTTGCAACAGTGGCGAACAAAAGTGACATCCCCCAAATGCTCATtgttccctttcctccctgtaTTTATAAGTAATTCAGACTGTCCCATTCCTGTTATGTTACTTGTTGTAGATATAGTTATTTATTGTTCTGTGCTTGCATGCTGAAACAATGCCTGCAATTGTCTTCATGTTAAGGGCTTGTGTGAATTGTCGTATGTTTTGCACATTTTGTGATCGCTGACTTGCTCTGctgcacaaagaaagaaaactgctggGTAATGGTTGGAggtgggagagagggagggagggagaggtggCTTCCTGGTCGGAAATGGAAGGATTACAAGGCAGGATCTTAAATTACACCCATACTAAAGGAAGAAGCCATGGAGGTCACTTTCTCAGGCCACCAGCTCCCCAGGTTGCTTGCGGTGTGTCTTGTAGATGGTGTCCTTGCTACGTGCCGTTTGCTGGTCATGCCTTTCAATTTCTAATCTGGAAATAGCCAAAATCACTTGCAGCTCTCTCTTTGTGCAGCTACCTGATTGCAACGCAAATACTGTGGAATAGCTTCTGGATACCAAGCCCAGGTGAAGTTGTTGTccaaagttatttatttatttattggattAGCAAAGGGGATACTTTCAATATTAGCCACATCAACCTGAGTAAGTGGAGTGTGGCTGATtcaagaataaaagcaaaaaacctCAAGATGTCTTAGTgatgaagtcttttttttttttttaaataaaaaaataaggaaaaaagagca is a genomic window of Anser cygnoides isolate HZ-2024a breed goose chromosome Z, Taihu_goose_T2T_genome, whole genome shotgun sequence containing:
- the ENC1 gene encoding ectoderm-neural cortex protein 1, translated to MSVSMHENRKSRASTGSINIYLFHKSSYADSVLTHLNLLRQQRLFTDVLLHAGNRSFPCHRAVLAACSRYFEAMFSGGLKESQDSEVNFHNSIHPEVLELLLDYAYSSRVIINEENAESLLEAGDMLEFQDIRDACAEFLEKNLHPTNCLGMLLLSDAHQCTKLYELSWRMCLSNFQSISKSEDFLQLPKDMVVQLLSSEELETEDERLVYESAINWVNYDLSKRHCYLPELLQTVRLALLPAIYLMENVAMEELITKQRKSKEIVEESIRCKLKILQNDGVVTSLCARPRKTGHSLFLLGGQTFMCDKLYLVDQKAKEIIPKADIPSPRKEFSACAIGCKVYITGGRGSENGVSKDVWVYDTLHEEWSKAAPMLVARFGHGSAELKHCLYVVGGHTAATGCLPASPSVSLKQVEQYDPVTNKWTMVAPLREGVSNAAVVSAKLKLFAFGGTSVSHDKLPKVQCYDQCENRWTVPATCPQPWRYTAAAVLGNQIFIMGGDTEFSACSAYKFNSETYQWTKVGDVTAKRMSCHAVASGNKLYVVGGYFGIQRCKTLDCYDPTLDVWNSITTVPYSLIPTAFVSTWKHLPS